In the genome of Ananas comosus cultivar F153 linkage group 11, ASM154086v1, whole genome shotgun sequence, one region contains:
- the LOC109717030 gene encoding erythroid transcription factor-like, with the protein MISPPIRRSLYPNCVSQRECEAPRSTIMAGYTRTSVVRRYTRRRKEEEEEEEPKEEEKVAETRTAKIEASRVCVDCGTSITPLWRSGPCGPKSLCNACGIRYRKKRKGGGGGGGGSKGDDNGDAANLSPTPINSPATASTTSTSAHETREASAQVWREEELRRLQKEKQEKVLLLLMQQQQQQQKQKQKLMLRSANAEDRGRGGAGGAKEVAEAALLLMSLSSGFFVPS; encoded by the exons ATGATATCTCCCCCGATCCGACGATCTCTGTACCCGAATTGCGTATCCCAACGCGAATGCGAGGCCCCACGGAGCACGATCATGGCGGGGTACACTCGCACGAGCGTGGTGAGGAGGTATACGCGtcggaggaaggaggaggaggaggaggaggagcccaAGGAAGAGGAGAAAGTGGCGGAGACACGGACGGCTAAGATCGAAGCTTCGAGGGTGTGCGTGGATTGTGGTACGTCGATCACTCCCCTGTGGAGGAGCGGCCCCTGTGGCCCCAAG TCTCTGTGCAACGCATGTGGGATCAGATacaggaaaaagagaaaaggaggaggaggaggaggaggaggatcaaAAGGAGATGATAATGGCGACGCAGCAAATCTCTCTCCAACTCCCATTAATTCCCCTGCCACTGCTTCTACTACTAGTACTAGTGCGCACGAAACACGAGAGGCATCGGCGCAGGTGTGGAGAGAGGAGGAGCTGCGGAGGCTGCAAAAGGAGAAGCAGGAGAAAGTGCTTCTGCTTCtgatgcagcagcagcagcagcagcagaagcagaagcagaagctgatGCTGCGGAGCGCAAACGCAGAAGatcgcggccgcggcggcgcagGCGGGGCGAAGGAGGTGGCGGAGGCCGCGCTTCTCCTCATGTCGCTTTCCTCGGGCTTTTTTGTTCCctcgtaa
- the LOC109717666 gene encoding U-box domain-containing protein 4-like, whose product MESTWSRSSGEGSGEGSGGAASSASLGEIMERIRSDDREGRIEAAREIRRLTKTSSRHRRWLSGAVPPLVAMLRSGSEESAEAAILALLNLGVKDERNKINIVEAGALEPIIHLLQSPNPDLQEYATAAVLTLTASSANKLAITTTGAIPLLVEVLKEGNAQAKADAVTALYNLSTLPDNLKAILSAKAIPPLINLLRTIKKSSKTAEKCSALIEPLLNFEEGRNALINEEGGVLTVVELLEEGSLQSKEHIVGALLTMCESNRSKYREIILKEGVIPGLLELTVKGTPNAQYKARKLLQLLRDSPYPRSEFQADTIENIVSNIVAHIDRDDRAGKAKKMLAEMVQVSMEQSLRHLQQRALVCTPSEPPLSKCPSGVPFK is encoded by the exons atggagtcAACGTGGAGCAGATCCTCCGGCGAGGGTTCCGGCGAGGGTTCCGGTGGGGCGGCGTCGTCGGCGTCGTTGGGGGAGATCATGGAGCGGATCCGATCGGACGACCGGGAGGGGAGGATCGAGGCGGCGAGGGAGATCCGACGGCTCACGAAGACGTCGTCGCGGCACCGGCGGTGGCTCTCCGGCGCCGTGCCGCCGCTCGTGGCGATGCTCCGGTCGGGGAGCGAGGAGAGCGCCGAGgccgcgatcctcgcgctcCTCAATCTCGGCGTCAAGGACGAAAG GAACAAGATCAACATTGTCGAAGCTGGGGCCCTCGAACCAATAATCCATCTCCTGCAATCTCCAAACCCTGATCTCCAGGAATACGCCACTGCTGCTGTCCTCACCCTCACCGCCTCTTCCGCCAATAAACTGGCCATCACCACAACAGGTGCCATCCCTCTCCTTGTAGAAGTGCTAAAAGAGGGAAATGCTCAAGCCAAGGCTGACGCTGTCACAGCCCTCTACAATCTCTCCACACTCCCAGATAACCTCAAGGCCATTTTATCAGCCAAAGCTATCCCTCCTCTCATTAACTTACTCAGAACAATAAAAAAATCCTCAAAAACTGCCGAAAAATGCAGTGCCCTCATAGAACCACTGCTCAATTTCGAGGAAGGGCGGAATGCTTTGATAAATGAAGAAGGCGGAGTGCTCACAGTAGTCGAATTACTCGAGGAGGGCTCTCTCCAGAGTAAAGAGCACATAGTGGGAGCCCTTCTAACAATGTGCGAAAGCAATCGGAGTAAGTATCGAGAGATTATTCTTAAAGAGGGTGTAATCCCCGGCCTATTAGAGCTAACTGTTAAGGGCACTCCCAACGCGCAATACAAAGCTCGCAAACTATTGCAGCTACTAAGGGATTCGCCGTACCCAAGGTCCGAGTTTCAGGCCGATACTATCGAGAACATTGTGAGCAACATTGTGGCTCATATTGATCGAGACGATCGGGCAGGGAAGGCGAAGAAGATGCTAGCGGAGATGGTGCAGGTTAGCATGGAGCAGAGTTTGAGGCATTTGCAGCAGAGGGCTTTGGTGTGTACACCAAGTGAACCGCCCCTGAGTAAATGCCCCTCTGGGGTTCCATTCAAGTGA